The Treponema phagedenis DNA segment TATGAGTGAAATAAAAGAAATAATACAATACGATGACTTTGCAAAACTGCAAATGAAAACAGGTAAAGTTTTGGAATGCATAAAAGCCGAAAATTCAGATAAACTTTATATTCTACAAGTTGACATCGGCGAAGAAAAACCGCGCCAAATTGTTTCGAGTTTGGTGGACTATTACACGGCGGAAGAACTTGTCGGTAAGGAAATTATCGTGCTGGCAAATTTAAAACCCGCAAAAATGCGCGGACATATTTCTGAAGGGATGCTTCTGTGCGCAGAATCCCCGGACGGCAAAACTTGCGTACTTTTAAAACCTGAAACTTCCGTTCCGAACGGTACTGACATCACCTAAAAAACCTGCCCACAGAAGAAAACTCGTAGGCGAAGTCTTGGCAATCGTACGTTCACTTCGCCTATGAGTGTAAAAACCTTGCAAAATGCCTTGCTTTAAAACATCGCTTCTGTTTGAAACCACCGCCGTCCGTGTCGGTTCTGAAATTTACATCTCTCTGGTACAGAGGTCAGGATCGCGGCGAAGCATCGGCAGGTTTAAGGGCTGCCTAAGCCCTTAATGCAACGCATGGGGGTGCCGGAATAACAAGTTTGCCGTTTGTGGTATGCAGCAGCAAGCTTTGAGTGGACGAACGAAAAGCCTTGCTCGAGTAAAGCAGAAAAGGCAAACTTTTATGGAGGCAGGGGGCTTGCCCCCTCCATACTTTAAAAGAGAAAAAGCGGTTTTAAGTTTTAGCGTATTCGTTTGATGATTGCCGACAGGGTTTTGTCTTTTGTGATGAGCAGCAACACGAGTCCCGCTGCGGAAAAGATGCAGAGGTTTAAGAAGAGCGGAACGCCTTGCCCGATGAGTCTGCCGTGCCCTGAAAATAATCGGTAAATTGATTCTCCGAAAAAGTACAGCGGCAAGGCGGCTATCAATGAAAAAAAGGTGATTTTAAGGATAAAGGCTGTTGAGCTTACCAGTACCGATTTTATATCGATGGTTTCTTTGCGACGTAAAAATGCAAATAGCAGGATGGTGTTTGCAATGCTTGCCAAGGTGAGCGCAAGGGCAATACCGCCGCCTCGCATCGGTAGTACAAGGGTCAGTGCAAGGAGGATGTTTACCGCAAATGACGCAATCCCTGCGATGGTCGGGGATTTCGGATCGTTTTGTGCGTAGAAAGCGGGGGCGATAATTCTGTTTAATGCAATCGCGAAAAGGCCGACAATATGCCAGCGAAAGGCATCAAGGGTTAAGCGCACCGATTCATCGGTAAAGGTTCT contains these protein-coding regions:
- the metG gene encoding methionine--tRNA ligase subunit beta — translated: MSEIKEIIQYDDFAKLQMKTGKVLECIKAENSDKLYILQVDIGEEKPRQIVSSLVDYYTAEELVGKEIIVLANLKPAKMRGHISEGMLLCAESPDGKTCVLLKPETSVPNGTDIT